In Candidatus Methylomirabilota bacterium, the sequence GTCACTGCCGCGTCTCCCCGGCCCGCGCCAGCCGCCGGCGCGCCGCCAGGATCTGCACGAGCATCCGCGGGCCGTCTGTGAGCACGCCGACCTTCGAGCCCGGCTGGTCGGCCCAGTTGATGGCGACCTCCGTCACCCGATAGCCGCGCCGGCGCGCCAGGAGGAGCAGCTCCACGTCGAAGCCGAAGCCCTCCGTCCGCAGCTCCCCGAACAGCGCCTCGGCGGCGGCGCCACGGAAGAGCTTGAAGCCGCACTGCGTGTCGCTGACCTCGGGGACGCCCAGCCGTCTCACCAGGAAGTTGAAGACGTCGCCCGAGAGCTTCCGGTGCAGCCGCACGCGCCGGCTCACCGACGGGTCGGCCAGCGCGCGCGAGCCGATGGCGACATCGGCGCCCGCGTGGATCGCC encodes:
- a CDS encoding glycosyltransferase, which gives rise to TAARVLGAQAAHSSVTLHRLAANHGKGFAVRAGMRAARGELRLMADADGATPIGEVKRLEAAIHAGADVAIGSRALADPSVSRRVRLHRKLSGDVFNFLVRRLGVPEVSDTQCGFKLFRGAAAEALFGELRTEGFGFDVELLLLARRRGYRVTEVAINWADQPGSKVGVLTDGPRMLVQILAARRRLARAGETRQ